A genome region from Camelina sativa cultivar DH55 chromosome 10, Cs, whole genome shotgun sequence includes the following:
- the LOC104717597 gene encoding probable calcium-binding protein CML21 produces MGGVVTKSESLEKEWVPETKLEAKIIEAVQRRATRGTTMKSFNSIVLKFPKIDVGLRNCKAIFQEFDEDSNGSIDHTELKNCIRKLEISFEEDEINDLFKACDINEDMGITFTEFIVLLCLVYLLKDDSSTLQKKWTMGMPKLEPTFETLVDTFVFLDDNKDGYVSRDEMVRAIDESGERSSGRIAMKRFEEMDWDKNGMVNFKEFLFAFTQWVGIDENEEEDEEDNNEKA; encoded by the exons ATGGGAGGTGTAGTGACGAAATCCGAATCTCTGGAAAAAGAATGGGTACCAGAGACAAAGTTAGAGGCTAAGATCATAGAAGCCGTGCAACGCAGGGCAACGAGAGGCACCACAATGAAATCTTTCAACAGTATTGTCCTCAAATTCCCAAAGATCGATGTTGGTCTTCGAAACTGCAAAGCTATTTTCCAAGAGTTCG ATGAGGACTCCAACGGGTCTATCGATCACACGGAGCTAAAGAATTGTATCAGGAAGCTAGAGATCTCGTTCGAGGAAGATGAGATAAATGATTTGTTCAAGGCTTGTGATATTAACGAGGATATGGGGATTACATTTACAGAATTCATCGTTCTTCTCTGCCTCGTCTATCTTCTTAAGGATGATTCATCCACTCTCCAAAAG AAATGGACGATGGGAATGCCAAAACTGGAACCAACATTTGAGACACTTGTGGACACATTTGTGTTCCTGGACGACAACAAGGACGGATATGTTAGCCGCGATGAGATGGTCCGAGCCATTGATGAATCTGGAGAACGATCATCTGGGCGTATTGCAATGAAAAGATTTG AGGAAATGGACTGGGACAAGAACGGAATGGTGAACTTCAAAGAGTTTCTGTTCGCATTTACGCAGTGGGTTGGGATagatgagaatgaagaagaagatgaagaagacaacaacGAGAAGGCTTGA
- the LOC104720105 gene encoding putative F-box protein At4g21240, whose protein sequence is MEKRDEKLKVIHRIKNSLSDCFHGDDKYENDKISSDHEYIPIDLTREILMRLPAKSILRFHCVSKLWLSITTQQDFINSFTVRQSSIPPQSLLLTFTDSDIERKRFFCMLPLNEKSTSYSDVDNFHIMPPLKDCRQYSCSSISINGLITFGNKTEIVIWNPTMKEHITLLKPKTVGSLLEYDPMDNTYKLLLMGCYSDKLEEEYQNPQILTLGSQESWRVTKNSPHHLASSDYYCIKGVVYYRAYISSFPKEILAMRFKRIIMSFDVRSEQFKSIQIPSRVPRHESNLHESILSYQGKLAWVCSYSNIIKIWVWQGAEKQDWSENEFVIPLPIRDLLGRTWSLNGATSTGEFIYVVSGKLFKDISVFYYDPVRETIRSVKGLDYEKFRRCYGSRNDRMSFLNI, encoded by the coding sequence ATGGAAAAAAGAGATGAGAAGCTAAAAGTAATCCATAGAATCAAGAACTCTTTATCAGATTGTTTTCATGGTGACGACAAATACGAAAATGATAAAATATCTTCAGATCATGAATATATTCCCATTGATCTAACGAGGGAGATACTTATGAGACTGCCTGCAAAATCTATCTTGAGGTTTCATTGTGTATCAAAGCTATGGTTGTCTATTACCACCCAACAAGATTTCATCAATTCGTTCACGGTTCGACAGTCATCAATTCCTCCCCAAAGTCTTCTTCTCACCTTCACCGATTCTGATATTGAGAGGAAGAGATTCTTCTGCATGCTGCCTTTAAATGAGAAGTCTACAAGTTATTCTGATGTGGACAATTTTCATATCATGCCCCCTTTAAAAGATTGTCGACAATACAGCTGCAGTAGCATTTCTATCAATGGCTTGATCACTTTCGGAAACAAGACAGAGATTGTAATTTGGAATCCCACTATGAAAGAACATATAACCTTGCTTAAACCTAAAACCGTAGGTAGCCTTTTAGAATACGACCCTATGGACAATACATATAAACTACTATTGATGGGCTGTTATTCTGATAAATTAGAGGAAGAATATCAAAACCCTCAAATTCTTACATTAGGATCTCAAGAATCATGGAGGGTGACCAAAAATAGCCCTCATCATCTGGCTAGTAGTGATTATTATTGCATCAAAGGAGTTGTGTATTATAGAGCATATATATCTTCGTTTCCCAAAGAAATCCTGGCTATGAGATTCAAACGGATCATTATGAGTTTTGATGTGAGGTCCGAACAGTTCAAATCAATCCAAATACCTAGTCGTGTGCCCCGACATGAATCAAATCTTCACGAGTCTATATTGAGTTACCAAGGAAAATTAGCATGGGTTTGCAGTTAttcaaatattatcaaaatatgGGTTTGGCAGGGTGCTGAAAAACAAGACTGGTCAGAAAATGAATTTGTTATACCTTTGCCTATAAGAGATTTGCTTGGGAGGACTTGGTCGTTAAATGGTGCCACTAGTACTGGTGAGTTTATCTATGTAGTATCAGGAAAATTGTTTAAAgatatttctgttttttattatgATCCGGTGAGAGAGACGATCAGAAGTGTCAAAGGACTTGACTATGAGAAATTTAGGCGTTGTTATGGATCTAGGAACGATAGAATGTCTTTTCTCAATATTTGA